In Salvelinus namaycush isolate Seneca chromosome 12, SaNama_1.0, whole genome shotgun sequence, the DNA window TAGGCCTATAAAGAGAAATCAGCGAAATCACACTCGCACAACCCTGTAAAAGGACCTGTCAATCAAAGCAACCAGCTTATGTCAGACACAAGAGCAAAAAAAATTCATTTTCTTAAAACATATGAAAAAACCTAGGACTACCTTATTCTTTCCGAAAGTAGGCTATAAGATCATGAATTGACAAGGAAAGTATGAAGGGGAGACAACTAGGCGAAACTGACAAATCATTAACATACAAACAAATACACGCAACACAGCCTATTCATCAGCGTTGATTAGTCTATAAATTAAGAGAAGATTACATATCAAATGATACCATACCAGGTTGGGTAGGATTTGCGCATTGTCCATTTGACACATTAGCACATTATAGGCCTCAGAGCCAGAACAAACTTGTCAACTGCTGTTGAATAATTAATAGTCAGACACATCCAACCTATTTTTAAAGAcagatttatttatttactaatcCACACATCaaactatttttttttactgaagcGCCATAGCATATAGGCTAGCACTTCTCCACCCCCTTGCATCTAGCAGATTAGCTGCTAAAGCATAAAACGACAGTTGGAAAAAGGAGGCGATGTAGACAGACTAAGTTAGCAAATCAAATGCTTATGATCATTAGGAAACACTCCCGCTATTAGGTCAAGTTTATCTACATCAAAAAGTTTAtaaaaatttataaaaataaatgtaggcctatttaaACGGTTTTGGAGGTTGTTGAATTTTCATGGCGGACATCATCCATAACCATCAGCTACATGGTTATTCAATTACAGACAGAGTCCTGGTGCAGTCAGTACACCAAGCCATCCCAGCACCTTTACGCATAAACCTTCTTAATAAACATACTGTGCCACAATCACAACAGGGCCTACAACAACATATAGATGttagtacacacagacacacaggtgtAAGGTACCTGGCTGAGAGGTAAAGTGGCTGTGTACGGCGTAGCCCTGCTGCTGTTGAGGCAGGTACTGCATGGCTTGGAAGGCTGAGGCACCTGGGGACACAAGAGGGGACATAGCGATGGGTTTATGAATGAAGCGCGCACAAACAGCACACACATTAGGGTTCTCATTCTCATAATAACCTCAACATAGTCACCTTGAAAAACATAATACCTAAAGATTCAACGGCTGTTCCCAGATCCGTTTGTGCCATCTTGACAACGCCATTGATCATTGTCAAACATGCTTGGCATTACAATGACCATATTAGTGGGcaagacaacagatctgggagcaGGCTACCAGACAAATGATTTGCTTTAACATCTCACATAGACAACACGTCTCTGAAATGACAATGACATTAAAAAATTCTAACCGGTTACCTCGGAGCTGTGAGCTGCTGGCGTAACTGACAGGGACAGACTGGCTGGGGGCGAAGGGAGTGGCGTGCTGTGCCTGGGTGAGCTGGCCGTAGGGGCCAtgggctgcctggctggctgcatACTGCCCATGCTCCAAGCCGCCGGAGCTCATCCCTGGCTGGCTCTGGTAGTGACGCCCCTGTCAAACAACATACAGGACACTTTTTCAGACATTCACTGTGGTGTAATTGCATATATTATATAATTGTTACATTACATTCAAGCCTGAACTAAATTAATTATAGAACAATTAAGTACAACAACTAGGGCATCTTGTGTCCCCAATGGTCATTCCTCAAGTCACTGAAGTCCTAATTATAATCAACAGGAACAAGTGCCTGCTGCATACACTGACTAAGGTGCTTGAGGCCAAACCCCAAGAACTCcatttctacactgaacaaaaaatataaacgcaacatttaacagtttcaaagattttactgagttacaggtcatataaggaaatcagtcaattgaaataaattcattaggccctaatctatggatttcacatgactgagaatacagccACACTGTCCTTGTGGCTATCGAAAACACGGAGTACCGGTATAAACAACGTAAACGATTAAAAAAAAAGCtcatatttcattttcaaaacatacacacactccttCACTCAAACGctcatgcacacatgcacatcGCGGCGATAAGTCTCCCATGAATGGAGTAATGTCACAACGCCTGCGGCCTTCAAGAATGTGCATACTGTTTACAGATCTGTTGATATATCTTTttaaaaagtaggggcgtggatcagaaaaccagtcagtatctggtgtgaccactatttgtCTCATGcggcgcaacacatctcctttgcatagagttgatcaggctgttgattgtggcctgtggaatgttgtcccgctCTTCTTCAATGGCAGtgcgaagttactggatattggcgggaaatgGAACCCACTGTCATacactgtcatacacgtcgatacAGAgcctcccaaacatgctcaatgtgtgacatgactggtgagtatgcaggccacggaagaactgggacattttcagcttcagcTTCCAGGAGTGTGtgcagatccttgtgacatggggctatgcattttcatgctgaaacttCAGGTGATAGCAGGGCATGAACGGCACGACAAcaggcctcaggatcttgtcacagtatctctgtgcattcaaattgccaccgataaaatgcaactgtgttcATTGTTAgaagtttatgcctgcccattccataacaccacctccaccatggggcactctgtttacaatGTAGACATCAggaaaccgctcgcccacacgacaccatacacattgtctgccatctgcccggtacagttaaatgcgggattcatccatgaagagcacacttctccagcatacCAGTGGACATCGAacgtgagcatttgcccactgatgtcagttacgacaccgaactgcagtcaggtcaagaccctggtgaggacgacgagcatgcagatgagcttccctgagacagtttatgacagtttgtgcagaaattctttggttgtgcaaacccagtttcatcagctgtccgggtggctggtctcagatgatcccgcaggtgaaggcagatgtggaggtcctgggctggcgtggttacacgtggtctgccaaaTTCTaaaaaacgatgttggaggcggcttatggaagagaaattaatattaaattctctggcaacagctctggtgggcattcctgcagtcagcatgccaattgcacgctccctcaacttgagacatctgtgacattgtgttttgTAACAAAACCTTTTActgtacccagcacaaggtgcacctgtgtaatgatcatccttttcaatcagcttcttaatatgccacacctgtcaggtggatggattattttggcaaaggagaaacactcactaacagggatgtaaacaaatttgtgcacaaaagagagagaaatatgctttttgtgcgtatggaacatttctgggatcttttatttcaggtcatgaaacatgggaccaaaactttacatgcATTTATATTAAGAAGTCTGCTCACTCACCGGAAGGACAGGGGACTGGAAGAGCTGTTTACTGCGTTCTCCTAGCAGAGCAGCAGAGCGGCCGTGACTCACTTGACCCGCTGATCATTGATatagagaggaaggagacagagagaaagatacagTTTGTGTGTATTAACAATCAGACGTGTGCTACATAAAATCTATGTGAATTACCTTGCATGCTGAGCAGGTGTTGTCCTGAGTGGGAGTGGATAGCCATGCTGGGCTGGTACGTAGAAGATGTCAGGGTTGTCATATCACTACAAGAAAACAATTATGTCCATAGTCACACACTAGCAGTCAGTAGTAACAATGTTAATGCTAATCTATCAGCAAATAGGACTGAATCTCACATCAAAAGCCAATAACATAAGTAGGTTGCTGGGGAATGTGGGGATGTGTTAGCCTGGTGGTCCCAGATATGTATGCACTGTCACACCATAGATGTGGTCAAGACAGcacatacagatctgggaccacaAGGCTAAGGATAAGTGATTTTTGTAAGATCCCCAGAAAGTTCATTCAAGAGCCGGTAGAGCCTTTACCTCTGTTCTTTCCTccgtctcttctcctcctcatgGAGCACTTTCTTCAACTGGAGGAAGAGCTGGTGTTTCTCCTCTTGTAGCCCCTGTAGCTTCTCCCCCATCTTCATGATCTAAGGCAGAGCGAGAGGGACAAACAAAGAGGAGTTGAATAAGAGAAATAGAAAGAAGCAGGCACTGGGCCAATGTAAAAAATCTCAATAACGCACCTGCTCTTTTGTCTCATCTAAAGAcattctctcctccacctctttcttcctcttcctttcttcctcctccttctgctTCTGCTCCATCATTTTGTCTACTTCTTCTTCCTCTGTGACACAAGGTTGGATGAGGGGGTTTACAGGACAGGAGTTGGTATCAACGACCACGTTCACATGCACACCAAGATCCTGTTATTACTCGGGATACTCAAGTATTTTGTTTTTGAGTTGGCGCATGTAAACATCATATCCCGTTTACAGAAGCTTGTATCCCAGTTATGAGAAACCCAGATAAGATGCCTGGTATATGCTAATCTAAGACGGGATACTGTGGAATGT includes these proteins:
- the LOC120057362 gene encoding G protein pathway suppressor 2-like, which produces MPALLERPKLSNAMARALHKHIMRERDRKRQEEEEVDKMMEQKQKEEEERKRKKEVEERMSLDETKEQIMKMGEKLQGLQEEKHQLFLQLKKVLHEEEKRRRKEQSDMTTLTSSTYQPSMAIHSHSGQHLLSMQAGQVSHGRSAALLGERSKQLFQSPVLPGRHYQSQPGMSSGGLEHGQYAASQAAHGPYGQLTQAQHATPFAPSQSVPVSYASSSQLRGASAFQAMQYLPQQQQGYAVHSHFTSQPGFIPSAGIPLQKQLEHANQQSGFTDSSALRSMHPQALHASAASLLPTPSLTVQIPPATSGLPYTHPPRPASPGSFTHGTPPQQAHPATFQSSPRHAYLSHSQSGQRFYHHTK